Genomic window (Pirellulales bacterium):
AAGAACGTCAAGGGGATCAGCCTCCGTAGCGCGCTGAAGTTGATCCTGGAAGAGTTCGATTTGACCTACGTCGTGCAGGATGAAGTGCTGAAGATCACCTCCAAGGAAAAAGCCGACGAGATTCTCACCACCCGCGTCTATCCGGTGGCCGACCTCGTGATCCCCATCCAAACCCGCATGGTCAGCGGCATGGGTGGCATGGGCGGCATGGGCGGCGGCGGAATGGGTGGTGGTATGGGCGGCGGCATGGGAGGCGGAATGGGTGGTGGTATGGGAGGCGGCATGGGCGGCGGTATGGGTGGTGGAATGGGAGGCATGGGGGGCGGCGGGGGCGGAATGTTTAACGTCCCCGTTCAGGCACCCGCGCAACCGTCCGGCTTACGCGCCTTTGCGGTGAAGGACGATCTGAAACTATCGGGCAAGCCCGCTACGGTTGGGCCCAAGGTCGATAGCATCCCCGCGGCTAAACGCGCACCGGCTCCGCCCGCGACGACACCGGCCAAGCAGCCGGCGACCATTACTAAAACCGTTACCAAAGCTGCCAAAGCTCCGGCCAGCATCACGACTCCGACGGGAGATGATGCCGAGACGGCCTGGGACGATTACTTTGCCACGCACGAAGAGTCGCCCGCCGTGGTCCGCGAAACGGTGCGCCGGCTGACGACGGACAAGAAGTATGGCCAGGTCGTGGCCTTGATCATGGCCGCGCTGAAAAACCAACAGGGGCAGACCTGGATGTACGAGGCCATGGGCCTGGCGATGCAGGCCGACGGTCGTTCGCTTGACGACGTCGATCGCACGCTGATGTCGGCCGTTGATTTTGTCGAAGGTCCGGAACAGATGTTGTACCTGGCCGAATATCTGGCGGGGGTCGGCTTGGAGAAGCGCGCGTTGCAGCTGCTCCGCCAGGTGTCGGCCGCCGAGCCGATGGATCCCCGTCCCTACACGCATAGTCTGCGGATCGCCAAGAAGCTGGACGATTTGAGCGCGATTCAATGGGCCACGGTGGGGATTCTTAGTCTTGCCTGGAACGACGAAGAAGCGGCCGTATGGCACGAGGCGTATGCCCTGGCCGCCTCGACGCTCGATCGGCTGCGCTCGGAGAACCGCAAGGCCGATGCCGACGAATATCAGCAAAAGCTCGATCAATCGCTGATTCGCGATATCGTGGTCATCATCAGTTGGACGGGGGATGCGGACCTGGACCTGGAGCTCGAAGAGCCGTCGGGCACGATCTGCTCGGCGCGCAATCGGCGCACGCCCAGTGGTGGTGTGCTGCTTGGCGACAACAGCCGGCGCTTGGATAAGAAATCGAACGTCATGGCGTCGGAATCGTATGTTTGCCCGCAAGGCTTCGACGGCGTCTATCGTGCCCTGGTGCGACGCGTGTGGGGCAAGCTGGCCACCGGCAAGGTGTCGGTCGATATCTATACCCACTACCTGAGCAAGTACGAATCGCACATCAAAAAGCAGATCGCGCTCACGGATGACGAAGCACTGATCATCTTCGACCTCAAGGGAGGACGCCGCAAAGAGCCATTGGCGAAGCAGCAGCTGGCCAACGCCGTGGCCAAGCAGGTGCATGTCGGGCAGCAAATCTTGGCGCAGCAATTGGCCGCCAATTCCAACCCCGGATCGCTCGGCAGCTTCCTCAATAGCCGTGGCGTCGGTCCCGCCAGCGCTGGCTTGCCCTTCTCGCCGTTCTTTCTGCGTGGCGCCGTCGGCTATCAGCCGGTAATCACCGTGTTGCCATCGGGTGCCAATATGAGCACTAATGCGGTGATCTCGCACGACCGGCGCTATGTGCGCGTGAGTCCTCTACCATTCTTCTCGGGCATCAGCCAGGTGAACACGTTCAACTACGTCACCGGCGGCAGCGGTACGAGCAACGGCTCGTCCGGCGGCGGCTCGAGCTTTGGCGGCGGTAGCGGTCTGGGCGGTGGTACTGGTGGTGGTAGCGGCGGGTTCTAGTGCCTGGCCTCGCGATATTTGTTCGCTGTTGCGCAGGCTCGCGTGCCAGCGCACGTAGTTCTGTGGCCACGGGCATCGATGGCCACTAACTTCTTCGACGTATCGTGACGAGTAATGCGGCCGCTAGTTCCGCACCAAACCAGGCGTCACGTCCAAGTCGAGACTCTCGACGAGTCCTGCGTTCCAGCGCTCGATCGCGATCGCTCCCATCACGGCATTGTCCGTACACAGCGCCAAGGGCGCGATGTGCAGCTCGATTCCCGCGGCGGTGCAGGCGTCTTGTATGCGCTGGCGGAACCGCGCGTTGGCGGCCACGCCACCGCCGATGCACAACCGAGGGGAGTCTGTCTGTGCGACCGCGGCCAGCGACTTGGCAACCAGCACGTCGACGACAGCTTCTTGGAAACTGGCTGCCACGTCGGCGACCAGTTGCGGCGCCAACGTAGCGGCCGCGGGTAGTGGCGCGCCCGGCGGCGCCAGCGCATAGCGGACGGCGGTCTTCAGTCCGCTAAAACTGAACTGTAAGCGAGGCTCGTGAATGAACGAGCGCGGGAATTGGAAGGCCCGCGGATTTCCCCGCTCGGCCGCGCGCTGTAGGGCAGGTCCGCCAGGAAATCCCAGCCCCAGCATGCTGGCGACCTTGTCGAAGGCTTCGCCCGCGGCGTCATCGATGGTGCCGCCCAACAGTTGGAAGTCGAGCGCGTCGCGACAACTATACAAGCTGGTGTGCCCGCCGCTGACGATCAAGCCGGTGCAGGGGAACACATCGACACCGCTGGCCATGCGGCAGGCGTAGACATGCGCGTGCAAATGGTTAATGGCCACGAGCGGCAGATCAAGCGCCGCGCAGAGGGCCTTCGCCGCGGCCAGCCCGACGAGTAGAGAGCCTGCCAGGCCGGGCATGGTGGCGACAGCCACAACGTCGATATCGGCGATCGTCAGGCCGGCGCGGCGCAACGTTTCATCAATTACTGGCAGCATGCGCTCGAGATGGGCTCGCGAAGCAATCTCGGGCACAACGCCGCCGAAGCGCTCGTGCAGTCGTTCTTGCGACGCCACGACCGCCCCCAGCACGGCGCGGTTGCCGTCGATCACGGCTGCGGCCGTTTCATCGCAGGTTGTTTCAATCGTCAGTAGGTACATTCGTAGTAGTGCAAAAAGAGCGGCGGTGTGTCCGTTACGACTCGAAAGCCAATATCGCGATGAATGCCCGCGGCCCGCTGTCGCCCACGATAGCCAGGGCCGGCGGCCGCGTGCCGCGCTACCGAATCCTGTGTGCCGAATGGCCTTCATGCCGATCCCGCACATTGCCAATCGTTCGGCCGTGTTAGCCGGCCTTGGCGAGTTCGCCGGTGAGGAAGTCGACGGCCTTTTGCAATTGGCGGTCGACGAAAGCCGGCTTCTGCGCGGCGGCCGCGGCTTCGTCGCTGGCGGCCGCGTTTCCCTCACCCGTAGCGGCAGGCGAAGCCTTTTTATCATCTTGCACCGCAGGCTTCGCGGCGTCCGCCGCCACAGGCGGCTGTGTTTCGCTACCGGCTGGCTTACCGGCAGCCGCGGCGTCTCGTGGCACGTGATGGTTCACCAACAGGATGTCGCGGTCGTGGCGATTGTTCATCTGCTGATAGAACTCGTTTTCATCGAGCTTGACCTCATAGCCAGGGTCCGGCAGCACACCCCATTCGTCAGATTCCTTGGCATCCGGAAAGCGGTGGATGTTCTTGCCGCTGGGGCGTTGATAACTGGCGGTCGTCAGCTTCAGGGCGCTCTTGCCCCCTTCCAGCTCGATGACGTTTTGTACGCTGCCCTTGCCCCATGTCCGTTCGCCGACGACAACCGCGCGCTTATGGTCTTGCAGGCAGGCCGAGACGATCTCGCTGGCGCTGGCACTATAGCGATTGACGAGCACCACCATGGGAAATCCCTCGTAAGTGCCGTCCTTCTCGGCATCCCAACTGCGCGATTTCGTGTTGCGACCTTCGGTGCTGACGATCTTGCCGCTGGTGACGAACAAATCCGCTACGCCAATGGCCGACGTGAGCAACCCTCCGGGGTTTGAGCGCAGGTCCAGCACGAGCCCTCGCAGGTTCAGCTTTTTCAACTCATCGAGAGCCCGGGCCAGGTCCCGTTCCGTATCGCGGCCAAAGCTGGTGATGCGGATGTAGCCAATCTTCCGCTCGTGATCGAGCATGAAGTCCCACGAATCGTCGGTGTCCTTGCGGCGGTCCCCCATGACCGTCTCCATGTGGACTACTTCGCGCTCGATGGCCAGGGTCTTTCGCTCGCGCGTGCTGGGGCGCAGCGTCGTGATGTTTACAGTCGTGCCGGGCTCGCCCTTGAGCTTGGCGGCGGCCTCGTCGGTGGTGCGGATGTCGGCGGTGGACTTGCCCTCGATTTCGACGATGCGATCCCCCGCCTGGATGCCGGCACGATAGGCGGGGCTTCCCACCAGAGGACTAATGACGATGATCGATTCCCGGCGGATATCGATTTGGATGCCGATCCCGCCAAACTGGTTCTCGACGCTCGTCTTGAACTGACCCAGGTCGTCGGGGCTGATGTAGTTCGAATATTGGTCGAGTTTGCTGAGCACGCCGTGGATGGCGGCTTCCATCAACTCGCGGCGGCTGATGTCTTTGACGTAATTCCGCTCAACCTGGTCCAAGGTGTCGGCAAATAGCTTTTGCAGTTCGTATTCGTCGGCGAGCTGCTTGCTGGCGTTCTTTTCGGCAGCGGCAGGTGCAGCAGCGGCGTCGGGAGGGGTGGTTTCGGTACCTGCGGCAGGCGGGGCCTCGGCGGTCTTGCTCGGCTCGTCGGCAGAGAGCCTGAGAGGGCCGTAGAGAGTGCCTGAGACAATGACCGCCAGCAGAATCGCGCGAGAGCGCATGGCAATCCTCCGTTCAGCCGTCCAATGGTCGCGGCGCCGGAGCGGCCGGCAGCCTGGTATGCAGTACTTTGCAGTGCGTAAGCGGCGGGCAATTCTAGACTTATCTAACGTCGTGAGATCAATTTCAGAATACTCGTAAATCCTCGGGAAAACAAGCGCACTCGGCGCTTGCCCGCGTCGCGCAGCGACTCGATCTTGGCCCACGCCTGCGCACTTCGACGCTGCTAACGGCGCGGCGACGCGGGGGCGCTGTGCCGGAACGTGGGCCAGCCGAATCGTGACGAGCCGCCGAACAGGACGATGCCCTAGTCTTGGCCCTAGTCACGTGGACCGCCGTTAGGTAAATCGCCGTATGTTCGTCAGTTCGCGCCGCGTGGCGCTTTGATCACCAGGTTTTTCAAACGATCGACGCCGAAACTGACGGGGGGTGTCATTACCCCCTCATGCTTGAATCTGACTGTTCGTTAACCTTAGTCGCCGATTGCGATTACGTTGCGTGTAGGTATTGCGCTGATCTTGCGTTTTTCTCTGTGAAATTCATTGAACGCTTTGTAATCGACGGTTAGACTGGCCCCAGAACCAGGTACGCCGGCGTCGTTTGGGGGCGGGCGTGCATCTGTCAAGTTCAAGGCAAAGACCGTACGGCCCGCTTTGAGGAGGAATTGCTAATGTCCCGGAATTTGAATCGTGCGTTACGTCTCTTATGCTGCCTCGCAGCAGCA
Coding sequences:
- the tsaD gene encoding tRNA (adenosine(37)-N6)-threonylcarbamoyltransferase complex transferase subunit TsaD, translated to MYLLTIETTCDETAAAVIDGNRAVLGAVVASQERLHERFGGVVPEIASRAHLERMLPVIDETLRRAGLTIADIDVVAVATMPGLAGSLLVGLAAAKALCAALDLPLVAINHLHAHVYACRMASGVDVFPCTGLIVSGGHTSLYSCRDALDFQLLGGTIDDAAGEAFDKVASMLGLGFPGGPALQRAAERGNPRAFQFPRSFIHEPRLQFSFSGLKTAVRYALAPPGAPLPAAATLAPQLVADVAASFQEAVVDVLVAKSLAAVAQTDSPRLCIGGGVAANARFRQRIQDACTAAGIELHIAPLALCTDNAVMGAIAIERWNAGLVESLDLDVTPGLVRN
- a CDS encoding S41 family peptidase; the protein is MRSRAILLAVIVSGTLYGPLRLSADEPSKTAEAPPAAGTETTPPDAAAAPAAAEKNASKQLADEYELQKLFADTLDQVERNYVKDISRRELMEAAIHGVLSKLDQYSNYISPDDLGQFKTSVENQFGGIGIQIDIRRESIIVISPLVGSPAYRAGIQAGDRIVEIEGKSTADIRTTDEAAAKLKGEPGTTVNITTLRPSTRERKTLAIEREVVHMETVMGDRRKDTDDSWDFMLDHERKIGYIRITSFGRDTERDLARALDELKKLNLRGLVLDLRSNPGGLLTSAIGVADLFVTSGKIVSTEGRNTKSRSWDAEKDGTYEGFPMVVLVNRYSASASEIVSACLQDHKRAVVVGERTWGKGSVQNVIELEGGKSALKLTTASYQRPSGKNIHRFPDAKESDEWGVLPDPGYEVKLDENEFYQQMNNRHDRDILLVNHHVPRDAAAAGKPAGSETQPPVAADAAKPAVQDDKKASPAATGEGNAAASDEAAAAAQKPAFVDRQLQKAVDFLTGELAKAG